AACAAGCATGATCTACAGTTGAGGCATCATAGCGAATTTTCCTTTCAATAATTTCAATTCCTGACGTACGTAAGCAACTCATTTTTAAATTCCCCTTTAGTTGTAGTTCTTTCATTATAACCCTTTTTCCACTAAGAAGCCGTTCAGTGAATTCGTTTCTTGTTTTTAAAAAATAATATTAATATAATCTCATTTTCTTGCCCACAAAAAAGCTCCTTCTAAGTTAGAAGGAACTCCAGTTGTATCATTATTTTATAACCCATGATTTATAAGCCTTTACTTCTAAACGAAACTTAGATTCTGTTAACAACTCCACAGCACTACATACAAGAGGAGATGAATTATCTTCAGTAATACTTTCTATTGGAATCCATCTAGCTCCTATTGAATCTTGCGAATTGTTCCGGTGCTTTGAATTCACCTTCACACCTTTCAACAACGTAAAAAACTGCGATATGATGAACATGTGTGTACTTCTTAAATTTTGATGGGAATTGAAAATCAACTGTACCTATTTATTTTACTACCTTAACTTTCAACCCAGTCTCCTCTTTTATCTCTCTATGAAGTCCAGCTAATAATGATTCCCCCTGTTCTAAACTACCTCCAGGTAAATCATACCGATTTCTATATGGACCTTTTATTTTATCAATTACTAATATGTTATTGTTTTCGATACAAATGCCATACACACCAAACGCACGATGAAAATTAGTATCATTATTCATATTTTAACTTCTCCGTAACCATATCATAAAATTTCCGTTCCTCATCAACATTTAAGTGGACACGACTTACTGTTTTAGAAAATCCATATAACACTTGTGCTTCCACTGGTTCTTTTAGTGTAATTTCAAATGCTGGAGGTTCCTTTATAAATTCCATCACGGTTGCGTCAAGAACTTCCTTCTCTTTCTTTAAAGGTTCGCCTTTATAAAACTCAATTTTATCAATTTGTGTAAATGGTATAACAATTTTCTTTCCTAATCCAATTTGAATGATTATTTTTTCTTCCGCAACAATAATTGGATTTTTTCGCATTGCTTGTATTTCAGCTAAAAAATAAAACATTGCGTACGCGTTTAAAATAAGTAAAATCCATGCTACAACTGGATTCCATTGATGAAGTAAATAATGAAAACCGATACTTTCTATTACGGTTGCATGGATAATCATAATATACACACCTATTGCACCCGTCTTTTTGTGATATGAGTATACGCATTCACCTTCTGGTACTTTTACACGCCACGATAAAAATGCATAGTAGATTAACTTACACTCTGTTACAATGATATCTACTAATTTATTTCTTTTTATAGTCGCATCAAACGCTGCATCAATTGCATAAGAGAATGAAAAATACTCTCTTTTATATTCTTTATATTTTTGTATTATGTTAGGTAGCATTTTAACAATTTTATATAGAAGGAATAATTCTACGCATACAAATGCAATTTCTCCCGCCACTATAACATAAGAAACGTATGAAAAAGCTTGAAAATAATCACTTGGAATAATAAATCTTGCAAATACATAACCAGCTATTACGACAGGAAATATATACGTTAATGAGTATCTTTTCCGAATGATAAAGCAATACGTAATGAACGGAATTACAAACATACAATCTAGCAAAGAACCAAGTACTACTTCTTTCGGAGCAGCTGGTACAATTGGAAGGGCATACAATACATAGTTTGATAATAAGATGAAAGATATTAATCCAAACCAAATACCTTTTCGCCTTCGTGATAATGCGACATTCATACGTTCACCCTCTTATTTAAAAACCTCATCTAAATGGTCTTTATAAAATGAAATAGCACGCTCAAATTCTTTTACTTCCTCTACTTTTACGACTGTTTCAAGTAATAATTTCATTGCGGATTCATGATTGTTTACGTTATATTTTGCTAATGATAAAAATACTTTTATCACGTCATTATCCGGGAACTGCTGCAAACCTGTTTCTAAAACAGTAATCGCTTTGTCATACTCACCTATACAACGATATGTACTGCCAAGACCGATATACGCTCCGCAAAGTGACTCACCATCAAGACCATTTGCAATTGCCTGTTCATAATATGGTACAGCCTCTGTTTCAAGCCCCATTACATCATGTATCCAGGCACATTGAAAAAGCACTTCTGCATCTCGCGTAAAGTTTGTTAATCCTATAAGTATCTCTTTGGACTGCGCATATTTCTTTTCATTTCTTAGTTTAATAGCTTGCTTTAATAAATGTTCCATAGAATCCACTCCTCACCAATTATGCTATGTATCCATCTTAAATGGTTAACGTTTGTGCAAAAGTAAAATTCCCATAAATTAAAGTTTCGCTTCTCTCTATATACTATGCGGATTTACTCTTATCCAAATACTTAAAATTATAAAGTGGTAACACGATTACATAGTACTTCTAACCTTTTGACAATTTCTTTCGCTGTTTCATCTTTCCCATTACACGACTTCTCTTTACCGTCTTGTCCAATTACGTAGTGCAATGCTCCGCGCGAATATAAAGAATGTGGTGAATTTGCGATCATTACACTCGCCTTAGCTTCTTTCATTCTATTTTTTGCTCTTTCAAACAGTTCCTCTTCGTTTACATCACTTTCAAGTTTAAATCCAACGAGTACCGTTTTTGGATCCCACTCTTTTATTTGTTTTAATACTTTCGGAGCCTTTTGAAAATGAATAATTGGTGCTATATCACTAGAAATTTTTCCATTCATATTAAGAACATTACCATCTTGATCACAAATTTTGTCTACAACCCAATCTGATCCAGCCGCTGCCATAATGACTGCATCGACCTTTCCATGCGTAATTATACTCTTCATTTTATCTTGTAAATCAACAATTCCTTCAAATGGGTGTAATTCCAATTGATTATTTATATCGTTCGGTTTCTCCGCAAAATAACCGTGTAAATATATAACATGTGCCCCTTTATTTATAAGCTCTTCGGCGATTATTCTTCCTATTGTTCCTTTTGCCATATTCGTATGACCACGCACTTGGTCCCATTTTTCTAAACAACCACCACTTGTAATTAATACCTTTTTCCCCTTCATTGTAACCATCCCTTACTTATTTTTCTTACGAAACCATTCTGTTCCAAAGTCAACTATATCACGTTGTTTCATAAGACGACATTTTGCGTTTCCTATTTTCCCATTTGTTACAGTTCCCTTTTGTTCAAACGCTACACCAATTTCTACAAACTTATCAGAATCGTAATCCATATCAACAAACTCTTTCCAAACTCTTTCACCATTTTCTATAATAGGCGCTCCTACTTTTATTAACTCACATGCACCAGAACGTACTTCAGATAAATGTACAGACGTATTTGAGTCATATCCAACACCAATTAATAATATGTATCCGTCTAAATCATATATTTTTCTTAATGGAGACTCCTCTCCTAAACTCATTGATAGTGATTGATTCATCGTTATTTCTACTGCATGTTTTCCCCATGCAGCAAAACTTCCTAATGGATGATTGCTACGTACTACATTCGGATATGTACGAAAACATTCAACTACCTTCCCCATTGCCCTTGTTGGAGTTATATGTGGCTCAAATGCTGGTACGTTTTCACGAATAATTTCCCACCATTCTTCAGGAACAGGTGGTCTTGACCAATGTTTCGGATCAGATAAATCCGAAGATTGCGTTGGCATAATAATGGTTCCCTCTTCTGTAATCACTTTCATTAATGCCTCTACTACCGCAACTGCTCCGCCTGATACCCAGCCAATAGAACTTAGCGAAGAATGTACAATAACTGTCATTCCTTTTTCTAACCCTAATTTTCTTAAATCATTTGTAATTGTTTTGATTGTATTTGGCAATGGCGTACTTGCCACTATGTCATTCATTTTCACAATTGTTCCCCCATTTGTTTTAAACTACTACATACATATATTATCATATTTTTCTTAATTTTTAACTTAATCATTTTTATGAACATAAAAAATGGTAATATACTTACAAAGATATTGGTTAAATTATGGTGTATTAATTTGAAATAACAATAGAAGGTGAACAAATGAAAAAAGCTTTATTCTCTTTTCTACTATTTGGACTCGTCTCCTTAAGCGCATGTGTTTCTTTTCAAAATGAATATGAAGATTATTGGGTATTAGAAAAATCCAGATATAATGAAATTGGATTTGGCCCATCAAATTTATATGAAAAAGCACAAGAAGATCCAACGATGGTACATTACTCAAATGGTTGTATTAGTGAAGGTAAAAGAATGATATATTTAGCATTTGGAACGAAGTACAAAAATGACAAAATTACAGTAAAAGAAGTGAAGGATGAAAAAGACACATCTGTTATCGTCTTACATATCGAGAAAAGTAAAGGAAAAGATGAAAACCCAGTCATGTATATTGGTGTACCAAAACTTAGAGACTTTATTAAAATTGTAGATGAAGATGGAAACAAAATCTTTGAAATGAAGAAAAATGAAAGCGTTACATCACAGCAATAAAAACACTATATTTAAATGAAAGAGCTCATCAAAAATGATGAGCTCTTTCATTTAATTTATCCTTCAATTGTAACCCCAGTGAACATCGATAAGTTTCCCGTTATTTTCTCACCTACACGTAAAAATAAACCAGCAGCTCTCCCGCTAATACAGTGTGAACCAATTAATAGTTTACCAGTATACGGACCATCCCATGTATCAATTGTATAATCAGGCATTTCTATGTATTGCTGATATATTTTCCGCTGTTCAAAGTAATACTCTGTTTTATCTTCAGCTAATAGTTCATTATTTTCGTATATAGATACTCCTCCACCTTCACGACCGTATAAAGGTTTAGAAACATATGATTCATTTTTTTCTATAAACGGTTTATTTGTAAAATAGGTTGGTAGGAAGTATTTCTGTATAATCTCTCGCTCTTCTTCCTCAAAGAAGACTCCTTCTTCGTAAAGTTGCCAAATGAATGCGAGTACACTTTTATTTTGCATAAGAAAAGCAGCTGGTGGATTAATGATTTTCACTCTGCCTTGCGCTATATGATCTAAAAATTGGTGTCCAATTCTTTTCCCGTTTTTATCAGCATCTGAAACTAAATATTCAATTGGATATAGTCTATATAAATAATAAATTCGTTCACCATTTGGCGTATATATACCATCATCTGCAACGACAATATCTTGTATACCTATATAATCCGTTGATTGATCTAAGCAATAGCTTCTTAAAAATTGAACTGTTTGATGGTCTTCTTCGTGCCAATCATAACTCGTAAAATATATCGTTTCTCTAGGATCTATACTATAGTCATGTTTAATTTGTTCCCACGCCTGCACAATATGCTCTTCTATATGATTTGGATGATTGACATCGTGATAACGGCACAACACTTCATTTGCGACAGATGGCTCTAAATAACCTGTTGGTGTATCACAATTTACTTCTATTAATTTTATATCTTCACCATTTACGATAAAATCAAACCTCGTAAAATATGAAAACAAACCAGTATGTTTCATTCTCGCAATTTCCCACGTTTCAGCTGGAAATCCAAGTTTTTGAAAATCTTCTGTCGTATTGAGAATATATTGATACATTCTATATAGCACATACATAATTTCTTCTGTCGCTTTTGAAATAGCAGTATAAGTTTTTACTGGCATACGATACATACCTGTTGCCATATATTGATTCCATTCTTCTTTTTCTAATAGACTCGGCCACGTAAATCCATTCCGACCCGCCTCTTCCGCAAGTGAAAACCATACTTTCATATACTTTTTCTGCTCTTGTTCTGTATACATGATCCTATTATCCTTTCGTATTATGATCCGGCTGGTGCTTTTGCATTCCCAATTCCACTGGAACCAGAATTCACTTTCGGCGTTTGAGTCGTAGATGATTTCGGCGTATTTGTATCTGGCGTCACTTTATTTGAGGAATTTGGCTGTTGTTTATTTAAATCCACTTTATTAGAAGAATTATTGTTGTTACTGTTAGTTCCGCCGTAATACCCTCCACCACCGCTGCCACCAGTTCTACTTTGGTCTTTTTCACGATATGGAATAATATTATTTGCATACGGTTTCTTCATTATATTTGGTTTTGTTGTATAATTCATATTTGAAGTTCTGCTTGCTAATAAATATCCTGCTACGAATGGAAGTATCGGTAAATGTGAATTTTCATGATACGATGAAAATGATGGATTCATCTCTTTACATAACTCATCATTTTCTACATTTTCATTTGTAGGCGTTTTATCATTACAATTTAAAGTTTCTTGTTCATTTCCTTGTTTTCCACCATCTGTTTTAACAGCAGTACTTTCTTGTTGAGCAGTATCTTCTTCATAATCGCCACATCCAGTTAATAAAAAAGATGATACCCCTATTGAAGTAGCAATTTTTATAAATTTACTTTTATCCATTCTCATGTGTTATACACCTAATTTCTTTTATCTATATTTTTCCAGTTACCTATATTATATAATGTAATTATTATTTTTTTCAAACTATACACAACATGTATATTTACATATTTTCAATGCTATTCTTCCAGATAGCATAGAAACCTTTCGACTCCCGGATATTTTTCTCCTAAATTTTTAACCTGAAAACCACTTTTCTTATAAAATTCTACTGCTTCTTTGTCAGTCTCTGCTTCCACATAAGTCAATTGGTGTATTCTTACTACTTCCTTTATCATTTGCAAAGCAATTCCTTTTTGACGATATTGCGGAACGACTGCAATGTGGCAAATTCTCGCTTTATTTGCCTCGATTATTTCAATACCTATGCAAGCTTTTTCTTCAAATTTATAAAAAGTCCCTTTATTCCTTCCATAAAATAAGACCGCTTTCTTTAAGCTAGTTTCACTTGGCCCAACTGCATACTGTAGTACATGTAAAATTGGATCTTTTTCTATTTGTTCAACACGCTGTAAATTCATTCTTCCATCCCTTTCTATGAAAAAAGACTAGCTCTTTATAAAAAGAGCTAGTCTCATTACGCCGTTATTTTTTCTTCTTTTTTCACAACGACCGCTACATAACTGTGTAGTATCATTCCGACAATAACGAGGCTCATACCAATCCAAGATAAAGATGACGGAATTGGCGCGGATAGTAAGATAAGCTCTCCTACTAGCGCAAATAAAACTTCACCAGATTGAGTCGCTTCCACTGTTGCTAGTTTTTGTGGATCATCTTTTACAAGATCTGTCGCAAAGAAGAATAATACTGTCGCGATTAAACCAGAACTAACTGCTACAATAAAACATTGGAAAACTTGGCTACTTGACGGTAGCCCGCCTGTTGATACTTCATAACCAGATAGTAAAAACCAAAATGGTAAGCTGGCTAATGTCATACCGAGAACTCGCTGGAATACGTCTAATTCACCTTTACAAACTTGCATCATTTTTCGATTTCCAAGAGGATACGCAAACGCTGCAATAAGTACAGGAACTACACATAAAACGGTTTCACGAATTCCTAATGAAGAAGCATGTTCTACTTGCATGAGTATAACACCACATAAAATAATGCCCGACATAACTAATTCCTTCATTGGAAGTTTTTTATGTAACGGATCTACTGCAAAAAATGGTGTTAACAAAATCCCTGCGACAATCGTAATTTGCCATGTTGATGCAACGAGCCAACCAGGTCCAAAAGCTCCAGCAAAACTAAGTGGTGCATAGAAGAGACCAAATCCAACGATACTCCAAACTAACCATTCTTTCGGATTGTTTTTCATATATTGAAAGAGTTGCTTTAAGTTACCTCTATACATGACAATAAGTAAAAGCATTGGAACCATAAAGTAGTACCGTAATGATGCACTCCAAATCCAGCTTCCACCTTCTAAGTCCATCGCCCGGTTTAAAACGAAGGTAAAGGCAAAGAAAAATGATGCCAATATCCCTACTGCAATAGCTTTCATTATAAAACCCCTTGTTTAGTTTCTTCTTAAATACTATACAACAAAATGAATATAATTAAAATTTGCAATCTTTAATTTGGACATAAACTAGCTCTATATAGTTTTCTCAATCGACTAATATGAGCTTGATGGTACCGATTATGTTCTGCTATATGCCATATCCCCCATCTTATAGTCGCATTTTCTCCCTTTTCGTAAAAAATTTCTCGTGTTAAATCATATTCTGTTAGTTTCATGCATTCCTCATAAAACATATGATGCACTGCTTCATAATCTTGCATTAATTGTTGCAACGTCTGTTTTCTTAAACTTGGCAGTTCTCCTACTTCATTTAACATAGGTCCATATTTATTTTCAAGTGCGAATGGAACTGCTTCTCCTTTTAAGCGATACACCCAATGTAAATCAACAACTGCTAAATGTTGAAGTAGTTGTCCGATGTTATTTTCATTATTTTCTGATCCTTTAAAAGACAATTCTTTCTCATCAATACCTTCTACTAACTTTTGCAATCGTTTATATGTATCCGTAACCGTCGCATACAAAATTGCCACTTGCGGGTTCATATTTTTTTCTAAATGGAGATCTTTCATACTAAACTCCCTCTCTTAAAAGAACAACACCATATATTCATCATCACTATATACACCGTTCATTTTTAAAGCTCTTTTCTCAATTCCATACGTTTGAAAGCCCATTGATTCATACAACTTTTTTGCTGGCTCGTTTGTAGACACAACCCCTAATGTCAATTGTTCCAAGTTCATTTCTCTTGCTCTTTCAATTGCCTTACGTATTAACTCACGTGCAAGGCCACTTCTTCGATTGCTTGCATCTACATACATCGCAACGATATGACCTTTATGTTTATACGCCTCTTTCTCTTCTGTTAGTAAAGTAACCACTCCAACTAATTGATAATCCTCATTAAAAGCACCAAATGTACAGCTAGTAGTAGCTGTTAAATTATTTTCCACTCGCTTAATCGGATTTTCTTGACGAATCGCTTCTTCATAAGTTGTTACAAATGCTTCTGGATTTACTTGTAATGCTTGTAAACGTAACTCCCAATATTGTTTCGCATCCTCTTTCGTAAGTAATCGAATCACATTATTCCAGCCCCTTTAAGTTAACATAATATTTTTATAAACTACTATTTATAAATTCGTATTCTTCTCTTAACATACTATAACGATAACGATGAATAAACTTTCCTTGACGTAATCGATCATTTCTCATTAATCCTTCACAAACAAAACCAACCTTTTCATAACTCTTTCTAGCTTGAAAATTATCTTCATCTACACGTAGCCAAACTTTTTCTAATTTAAATTCAAAGAATGCTAGGTGTAACATACTATATAAGGCCGCTATTCCATACCCTTTACCCCAGTATTCTTTATTACCAATTGCGATTCCCAGTTCTGCATTTTTATTTGTTTTATCAAAGTTTTTAAGATCTACCCATCCAATATGTATGCCGTTCTCTGTAGTGATTGCTCTTTGTTCATAACCATTTTTTCGTATCTTCACGAGTGAACGGTGGATATTGATCTGGTATAACTAAATGTTCCGTTACTTTTGTATCTAATGACCATTGATATCGATCTTCTACATCATTTAGTGTCAGTTCTCTTAATTGAACGAATGGTACATTCATTGTGCTATCCCCTTCTTATTTTCCTATAGAAAACCCTTCGAACATTCTTCCTCCATACTGTTCTAGCGTTTTTTCTACAAAAGTAATTAATTTCATTTTCTCTCCCGTTGTATAAAAACAATCGAAAGCCGCTACAAATTGATCTGCATACTGTTCATCATATTTTCTAAGTACCCTTATAAACCATTTTGAATTTCCAAGCCATTTACCATTTACTCTTAATACATATTCATGTAATAAATCAGCTAATAAATTCGCAATAAATAATTCTTCTTCTCTTTTTGATGCACCAATAAAATCATCCAAAGTATCCGTAATAAAATATCGCTTCTGTTTCATCATTTCTTCGGTCCATTTAGCTGGTCCTTTATTTAGTAAATTATTTGCTTCTCTTTTTAGTTTTTCAACAATTTCATTTTCACCTTTTAATACAACCCCCTCTGAAACTAATTGTGGTAACGAAGGTCTCCCGCGATCGCAATCCATTTTAAAAAAGGTTTTATACGTTTCAAAATTATGTACAAACACTTCGGCTGGCCATCCATTACTATAGAAAGATTCTCGATAACAAGACGTTAAACTTTGATCAACTATTACAATGTCCAGATCGGATGTTTTTGTCGCTTCTCCTCTTGCAACGCTTCCTCCAAGTAAAGCTACATCACAATTCGGAAATTGTGATGTAATTATGCTTTGTGCCGCTTCCATTGCTTTCATAACCGTTCCCCTTTTCTTATTTCACTTTCTTTTTTCAGCTCTTTCTCTCGCTTTTTTTATATACGGCTCTGCGTCTGGTGTTTTGCATGACGTTGCTCCGTGATCAACCTGTACTTTTCCAATTTCACGTGCAATTTTAATCGCCGTTTGCTCTAACTGTTCATTACGAATTCCTATCGCAATTAATGCACTATTCATCGCTTCTTTTTTTCTATTTTTTTCATTATGTATATTTACTTTAATTTCTTCTAGATACGGAGAGAAGAAATCATCTTGTAACGTTTTATTTTTAATCGCTATGTTTGCTAATAAAGACCAGCCTGCTCTTCCAATCCATTCATTATCAGACTTTGTCCATTCTTCCATTCTTTCTATCGCAATTGGCGACGTACAAATAGCCGTCATCAAAACATCCATTAAACAATAATAATCAACTTCCTGTACCCAATTATTTAGCAGTTCTGTCGTAACTTTTTTCGGATCTAATATCATTGTTGCTAAAGTCATTGCATCCATATTTTTTGTTTCCCATAATGAAATTGCTAAATCATGATCTTTTTTTATCTTCTTTTTTAATAATTTTAAATTCGCGAAACTAACTCCAAATAGTGGCTCTTTCGCTCCGTGGTTTTTATACGTTTTACGATTTTGTTCTGTTCCATATTCCTCTAGTTGCTGCATTACTTCTTCAAGTAACATATGCCCACCTCTTTATCTTTTATGTTGACTTCATATATGTATGTACGATATATTCTACATTACTTTTTAGTTTTCCTATATGTATTTTTAAAATACGGTATGTGAAATTTTAAATTTATCCAAAAAAATATACCGTCTCCTTATTTATTCGCAAGAAAATATATTTTTTCATCATGAACTCCGTATTACATGAAACATCTAATAAGTATAGTATACAACTGCTTTTCTTAATAAGTTACGTATATGAAGATGAAAATAAGTGTGGCTATCTATATTTTTTTTATATTCATTAGCTCATATACAATTATAAACCACTTTCCTTTTAGGACGAAAAGTGGTTTATGTTTTCCGAAAATATTTGATGTGTTAAGCTATACAATGCATTAATGTTCGACTACTCATTTTCTTTTTTCTTCTTTTGTTCCTCAGATGGCTCTTCTGTTGGATCTGGTTCTTGTTCATCCTTTTTGTTTAACTCATTATTTTTTTCATTAGCAGGATCTTGTTTTTCATTTTTTTCCTCCTGCCTTTGCTCAGAAGGTTCCTCCGTTGGATCTGGCTCCTGTTCATCCTTTGGAGCTGGATTACACCCAAATAACATTCCTACTGTAAATATGCTCAGCATAAATATAGATAGCATTTTTTTATAATTCAATTAAAGCACCTCCCTAAAATTAATATCCGTTGTAGTATTCCAATGAAGGATTAAAACTATCCGTTTCTTGTCCCATTTCTTTAAAAGTGTTATTCCTTTTAAATCTTGCATAACTTTGAACAAACTTTTTTGCACTTGTAAAAAAGTTTTTTTGCAATTACCTCCCTTTAATTGCTAATATAGTAGAGTAGAACTTTTATAGAGAGAAGGAAAATTATGCACAATGGAATTCGAATGACAACTTTAGTGAAAAGGGCTATGCTGGTTTGCGCGGGGGTACTATTTACATACGAAGCGGCTTTAGGATCAGCACATACTGCTCTAGCAAGTACAGAGGATGAAGCAAAATCTGTTCAACTTGTAAGTGAAATTCAATCATCTCTTGCACCGAAAGAAGCTCCAAAACAATATAATGGGCAAGTTAGAAAAGTAGCTTATTTAACATTTGATGATGGTCCTGGAAAATACACAGCTGAGCTTTTAGATATGTTAAAGAAAGAAAATGCAAAAGCAACATTCTTCCTAATTGGTTCAAACGTAAAAGCATTCCCGGATCTTGTAAAACGTGAAGATGCTGAAGGCCACTATGTTGGGATGCACAGTATGACTCATAACTACAAGAAACTTTACACAGAAGGTCATTACGTAGATGAAATGAAGGAAGATCAAGGCTTAATTGCTGGCGTTCTAGGTAAATCGCCAGTATTAACTCGTCCATCTTACGGCTCAATGCCAGGATTAAACGAAGCGCTTCGTAACAAAGTTGTTGAGAATGGGCTAAAAGTTTGGGATTGGACAATTGATTCATTAGACTGGAGATATAACAAAATGCCTGTTGACGCTGCATCAGCTAAAATTGTAGAAAACGTTATTAATGGTGCAAACAAGCCAACAGAAGTTATCCTTATGCACGACATTCATCCACAATCCGTAAAAGCAGTACCTGGTATTATTAAAGGGCTGAAAGAAAAAGGATATGAATTAGAAGCCTATAGTGAGAACGAACACTTCCCATTAAACTTCTGGCATGATAATCGTATGTAATGAAAAAGACTTGATTTCCTTTATCCGGGAATCGAGTCTTTTTATCGTTTCGGGAATTACTCCGCGTATATTAGACTCAAACTCCCCCTTCTCTAATATCAATACAAATTAAAGATCACATGCTATACTATAATCTAGTTTAAATAAGTAGGTGCCATATGATTGTATATACAGTACAAACTGAAGAAGCTTGGAAGCAATTTAAGAAACTTGGTTATTTAGAAGGGAATAAAGAAGTCATCGATTCAGACGATATATATTCATATGACTGGATGGTGCGCGTTGCTAAAACAAGATTGCCTCATTACGAAGGTAACTATCCTATTTGGGTTTGGGAAGCAAATAATTACCCAAACCGAAATCATAAAGCTTGGGGTAGAAAAAATTCAAAAATGGTAATTTTAACACTAGATGTACCGAAAGAATGGGTACTATGGAGTGATATTAGTTACTGGTGTTGTGCCATGGGTGATAGTTCTATGTATTTTCATCAAGCAAATAAACCTGCACTGGAAGAATGGTATACCTATATGGATAAAGAATACGGGATAATATTCGATTT
This Bacillus paramycoides DNA region includes the following protein-coding sequences:
- a CDS encoding tetratricopeptide repeat protein; translated protein: MEHLLKQAIKLRNEKKYAQSKEILIGLTNFTRDAEVLFQCAWIHDVMGLETEAVPYYEQAIANGLDGESLCGAYIGLGSTYRCIGEYDKAITVLETGLQQFPDNDVIKVFLSLAKYNVNNHESAMKLLLETVVKVEEVKEFERAISFYKDHLDEVFK
- a CDS encoding phosphopantothenoylcysteine decarboxylase — its product is MKGKKVLITSGGCLEKWDQVRGHTNMAKGTIGRIIAEELINKGAHVIYLHGYFAEKPNDINNQLELHPFEGIVDLQDKMKSIITHGKVDAVIMAAAGSDWVVDKICDQDGNVLNMNGKISSDIAPIIHFQKAPKVLKQIKEWDPKTVLVGFKLESDVNEEELFERAKNRMKEAKASVMIANSPHSLYSRGALHYVIGQDGKEKSCNGKDETAKEIVKRLEVLCNRVTTL
- the aacC gene encoding BA2930 family N-acetyltransferase, with product MNDIVASTPLPNTIKTITNDLRKLGLEKGMTVIVHSSLSSIGWVSGGAVAVVEALMKVITEEGTIIMPTQSSDLSDPKHWSRPPVPEEWWEIIRENVPAFEPHITPTRAMGKVVECFRTYPNVVRSNHPLGSFAAWGKHAVEITMNQSLSMSLGEESPLRKIYDLDGYILLIGVGYDSNTSVHLSEVRSGACELIKVGAPIIENGERVWKEFVDMDYDSDKFVEIGVAFEQKGTVTNGKIGNAKCRLMKQRDIVDFGTEWFRKKNK
- a CDS encoding glutathionylspermidine synthase family protein, which codes for MYTEQEQKKYMKVWFSLAEEAGRNGFTWPSLLEKEEWNQYMATGMYRMPVKTYTAISKATEEIMYVLYRMYQYILNTTEDFQKLGFPAETWEIARMKHTGLFSYFTRFDFIVNGEDIKLIEVNCDTPTGYLEPSVANEVLCRYHDVNHPNHIEEHIVQAWEQIKHDYSIDPRETIYFTSYDWHEEDHQTVQFLRSYCLDQSTDYIGIQDIVVADDGIYTPNGERIYYLYRLYPIEYLVSDADKNGKRIGHQFLDHIAQGRVKIINPPAAFLMQNKSVLAFIWQLYEEGVFFEEEEREIIQKYFLPTYFTNKPFIEKNESYVSKPLYGREGGGVSIYENNELLAEDKTEYYFEQRKIYQQYIEMPDYTIDTWDGPYTGKLLIGSHCISGRAAGLFLRVGEKITGNLSMFTGVTIEG
- a CDS encoding GNAT family N-acetyltransferase; protein product: MNLQRVEQIEKDPILHVLQYAVGPSETSLKKAVLFYGRNKGTFYKFEEKACIGIEIIEANKARICHIAVVPQYRQKGIALQMIKEVVRIHQLTYVEAETDKEAVEFYKKSGFQVKNLGEKYPGVERFLCYLEE
- a CDS encoding DMT family transporter, producing the protein MKAIAVGILASFFFAFTFVLNRAMDLEGGSWIWSASLRYYFMVPMLLLIVMYRGNLKQLFQYMKNNPKEWLVWSIVGFGLFYAPLSFAGAFGPGWLVASTWQITIVAGILLTPFFAVDPLHKKLPMKELVMSGIILCGVILMQVEHASSLGIRETVLCVVPVLIAAFAYPLGNRKMMQVCKGELDVFQRVLGMTLASLPFWFLLSGYEVSTGGLPSSSQVFQCFIVAVSSGLIATVLFFFATDLVKDDPQKLATVEATQSGEVLFALVGELILLSAPIPSSLSWIGMSLVIVGMILHSYVAVVVKKEEKITA
- a CDS encoding DinB family protein; this encodes MKDLHLEKNMNPQVAILYATVTDTYKRLQKLVEGIDEKELSFKGSENNENNIGQLLQHLAVVDLHWVYRLKGEAVPFALENKYGPMLNEVGELPSLRKQTLQQLMQDYEAVHHMFYEECMKLTEYDLTREIFYEKGENATIRWGIWHIAEHNRYHQAHISRLRKLYRASLCPN
- a CDS encoding GNAT family N-acetyltransferase; this translates as MIRLLTKEDAKQYWELRLQALQVNPEAFVTTYEEAIRQENPIKRVENNLTATTSCTFGAFNEDYQLVGVVTLLTEEKEAYKHKGHIVAMYVDASNRRSGLARELIRKAIERAREMNLEQLTLGVVSTNEPAKKLYESMGFQTYGIEKRALKMNGVYSDDEYMVLFF
- a CDS encoding nucleotidyltransferase domain-containing protein, with translation MKAMEAAQSIITSQFPNCDVALLGGSVARGEATKTSDLDIVIVDQSLTSCYRESFYSNGWPAEVFVHNFETYKTFFKMDCDRGRPSLPQLVSEGVVLKGENEIVEKLKREANNLLNKGPAKWTEEMMKQKRYFITDTLDDFIGASKREEELFIANLLADLLHEYVLRVNGKWLGNSKWFIRVLRKYDEQYADQFVAAFDCFYTTGEKMKLITFVEKTLEQYGGRMFEGFSIGK